The Salmo salar chromosome ssa02, Ssal_v3.1, whole genome shotgun sequence genome segment agacttgtggaggtctacaatttttttctgaggtcttggctgatttcttttcattttcccatgatgtcaagcaaagaggcactgagtttgaaggtatgccttgaaatacatccacaggtacacctccaattgactcaaatgatgtcaattagcctatcagaagcttctaaagtgacatcattttctggaattttccaagctgtttaaaggcacagtcaacttagtgtatgtaaacttctgacccactggaattgtgatacagtgaattataagtgaaataatctgtctgtaaacaattgtttgaaaaatgacttgtgtcatgcacaaagtagatgtcctaaccgacttgccaaaactatagtttgtcaactggagtggagtggttgaaaaacgagttttaatgactccaagtgtgtgtaaacttccaacttcaagtgTATATATGGCTATATGTTTATATATGGCtatatgtttatttgtgtgtatatatatggctATATATTCATTTGTGTATATATGGCtatatgtttgtgtatatatatatacggctatatgtttgtgtatatatatatacggctatatgtttgtgtatatatatatatacggctatatgtttgtgtatatatatatatacggctatatgtttgtgtatatatatatacggctatatgtttgtgtatatatatatatacggctatatgtttgtatatatatatatatatatatatacggctatatgtttgtgtgtatatatatatatatatacggctatatgtttgtgtgtatatatatatatatacggctatatgtttgtgtatatatatatatatggctataTGATTGATGATGATCCTAACTATAAACTGTTTTCTTCCTCGATGAAACATAGCTGATATTCAGACCATTATGTATTttacacaataaaataaaataaaaagccaAACTCTCTAAATATATGACTCTGGTTATCTTCCATAGCGACCATCAGTTGAATGAACTAACTTTCAGTTACAAAATAAAAGTTTAATGTAAAAGTACACTACAGCAAACtacactacacagacagacatccCCATTCAATGTACACTACAGCAAACtacactacacagacagacatccCCATTCAATGTACACTACAGACAGATCCATCTGAATCATGAACAACAGATAAACAAATCATGaaaacatcccaaatggcaccctattccctatatagtggactacttttcaACAGGGTCAATAGGGAACTGggtaatagtagtgcactacttttcaacaGGGTCAATAGGGCTCTAGGTAATAGTGGAACACTACTTTTcaacaggacccatagggctctgtgtaacagtagtgcactatgtagggaaaagggtgccatttgtgacgctgGCCGTTTCTCATGCTTTGACACGGATTTGATCACCTCTTAggaacgtatacacacacacacacacacacacacacacacacacacacacgtctgcagGTAACAGAGTTCTACAGTAGCTTGTCTTTCGTTCCCGGCTCTTTCCTGTTCTCACCACAGCAGCTACTGTGcatctcttcacacacacacacacggtaaccACAGGCAGAGAGGACCTCTATGAGAGGAGGATGTGgtgggggagggatggaagggggagggaggggcggAGGGAAGTGTACTGAGAGTGTGCGATGCTGAGTCAGCCATACTACCGTTTGGAACTTTCCAGAGACCTGACGATGATGTTTCGTTAAGTGGAGTAGACagtcgcacgcacgcacgcacgcgcgcgcacacacacacacacacacacacacacacacacacacacacacacacacacacagacagacagagaaagagagacagaggaagggatggagagagagagagacagaggaagggatggagagagacagacagacagacagacagagaaagactgagaaagagagagagagagagagagagaggttaaagagCGGGAAACCAGaaaagaacagacagacagacagacagacagacagacagaatagtgCATTTCTCTGGTAATTGTAAtaatttttccactaattggtttGTTTCTgtggttgtttgtttagtgtacaTACAGTTTTTCCACACCAGCGGAGCAGTTGGAAACAGGAAGTGACGACACTGTGTTCTCGGCAGCGGGGAACTTTTTCTGACCTTACTAAAGTTCcatcttccacacacacacaaacacaaacaaacacacacactagagcttGTGTATATCCAGGTTTATTACCTAGTTCAGCATAAATACAGTTAATGAAACATTAATAATACATAAATAACACATAGTAAACATATcatttataaataaatacattcatcAATTGGTCATAGTGACCTGTGCAAATGTTATCATGTCGCCCACTTGGCAATGTAATGATGTCACTGAGTTCCTCCTGACATGAGGTGTGGACGCCCACAGTGGATTGGAAGCCCATgcctgcgttccaaatggcatcctgctcctatatggtgcactactaccctatagactctagtcaaaggtagtgcactatatatggaatgagggtgccatttggaatgcatgcAGGCTGAGCTCTGTGACTAAGCTCACTCAGTGAGTACAGGACCTCGGAGGCTGCCTGGCCGGCCAACAGCAAATCATATCATAGGAAACTAAGTTAAGAGTTAGACTCAGCCAAACGACGTTGCCACGAGCAACACCGCTGATActgagatgagcgagatgcacGTCTTCACTCTCACACTGTATCTGTGCGTGTGTACGGGTTGGCCTCACGCTGTCACAACGTGGTAACCACGGGAACAGAACAGCAGAGAACCCACCAGGCTGATTACTTTCTGCACCTGTGACATATCGCTGAGTCTCTACCTTTAAGAAAATAAGAGTCCATTTTGTTATTGTTCCTGAACAGAACACAACCCCACCTGAAGACTCTGAGGAGGTTACTGTGGTTGCCAAGCAACGGTAATAAGGCATATCAAATCAATGATATCATGTATCCATGTATATACCCAGTATATCATGTGTATGGTACATGTCTGCCCCCCCCCACTTCACAATTCTCCCCTCAACCAGAAAATAAAAGTGAATTTATAATCCACACCAGCACCAACGTAGTGGTATCTACACATAACAATAAACAACACATTGTAACCCTGAgtacaaatatataaatacacatatttatacattaaatatatatacattcaaTAAATATCCATATAAATAGACCTGAATTGTTTAGTTTAAATTGTTTCCATGGAGATGCCCTGAGCTGCAAGTTCTCCTAGATGGGGTGCATCTCAGTACCTTTAGCTCGCTTCCTTTACTCGTCTCCTTCCCTTCGTCTGTGGTGGAGCCCTAACTTCCACCCCAGTGGTGCGTTCAGCAGGACGCAACGTTTCGGAATGTTCAGATAGCAGCAATGTAGAACTATATGCCTCCCTGACATCTTAATGAAGGAATAACGTCAGCTCTGTTCACGGCTTCTCTACCTGCAACGCTTCACAAGGTTTagctactgaacgtggcccatATCAACCCACTAAGAAAACTCCCATTCCGGATCCGTTCACGTCCAGTTTCCAGAACGTGTCCTGTGCTTCCTGCACGACCATACGGCCCATCAACCGGCTCTGTGAGTCCAGCCGTGTCACCCTCCAGCACTTCCTGGTTACCGTTGTCACAGGGTTTGACACTGACCACTCTGGGAGCTCCACCTGGCATGTGAGCTTTTCGTCACCGTGACTTGCAATCTGGACGACGAGGATGCCCCGCCCACATTTGGCAGTACAGGTGAGCTGGAGGTCCAGGTACAGGAAGTAGAAGCCACCCTGCTTGGTTTGCAATGTATGTTGGTGAAGGTTGTGTTTGTACAGATCTCCAACAGAGGACTCCAGTCCATGTTCGACCTGGGACCAGGACATTGTGCTGTTCTCCAGCTTGgctgaagggggagagaggaacacacaacAGTTAGGACACTAATCAAGGACTACGTTAACATTCCATTTGGTTAGGACACTAATCAAGGACTACGTTAATTCCATTTGGTTAGGACACTAATCAAGGACTACGTTAACATTCCATTTGGTTAGGACACTAATCAAGGACTACTTTAACATTCCATTTGGTTAGGACACTAATCAAGGACTACGTTAACATTGCATTTGGTTAGGACACTAATCAAGGACTACTTTAACATTCATTTGTTAAATCAGGACTCGTTAACATTCCATTTGGTTAGGACACTAATCAAGGACTCCGTTAACATTGcattttggtaatttagcagttgctcttatccagagcgacaccATATCCCTGATGCATCTCAGAGTTGtagggctgatctaggatcagtctagCCTTTTAGATAATAATGAATAAGTTCACATGGACAGGTTGGACCTGATCGGTGTAGGCCGTccttgtaaacaagaatttgttcttaactgacttgcttacataaataaaggttaaataaaaataaaatataaatcaaCACTCCTACAATGGACAACTAATACAAATAGAAGAGAAGTCTAACATCATTCGTTGTAACTACTTGATCTACATGACGTTTGGTTTAAAATGACAGTTGAAAGGTGATTGAACTTACCGGAGGTGAGTTGCAGGTAGGCCAAGTTCTGCATCTGAGGATGGGGAAGAAGAGTAGGGAGGACAGTTAGAGAGGTTACACACCCTACATCTGTATGTAATGCACTActctggcaacctattccctatgtaatgcactactctggcaacctattccctatgtagtgcactactctggCAATGTATTCCCTaggtatgtagtgcactactttaaatccctatgccctatgtagtgcactactttgattcTTTATTTCCTAtttatatagtgcacaactctGGCACTCAAGTGCACTACTTTGTTTCCCTATTTCCTAtttatatagtgcacaactctGGCACTCAAGGGCACTACTTTGGCACCCTATTGCTTATGTATGTGTTGCACTActttggctccctattccctacgaaGTGCACTCTTTTTTTACCATTGGAGCTTACACACTTGTATTGTTGTGTGGACTTACATCCTTAAAGGGGTCATCTAGAGTTCAAACAACAACGAAGTGGCCAACCCACCCTTTATTTGGTGAACGACTGAGAGAAGAggctagagaaatgtaaccactaaaatgaatggacagagctatgaaggcaaggactgaccatccatgacgtCTAAACTATACTCtgcaaaacaagcttatattttgagtTTTCATGGGGTACTAGAAGTTGAATATAAAAAGCTAATTTAAGTTACATTCTTCAATAGTCAATGGGTAGTCCTATGTATGGTTGGTTTAAAAGTCCAAAATGGATGTACCAATCGCAGATGACCTCTTTAAACTGTATTATTGATCATTCAGACGCTCAACTTCAGAATTTGATATCAATAGGTTCCACCTAAAACGTATGCTATTATAATAAACCGTCCACAGTCTGCAAATCGTCCACAGTCTGCAAACCGTCCACAGTCTGCAAACCGTCCACAGTCTGCACCTCTAAAGGGAAAGCTAATTGATATATAGACCTACTTTTAGAATCAAAATAAACCGTTTTCATCCACAAACACATCCCTGTATTTTTTGTTCAGTCAGACAATAAACGTCATAATGCGTTATTAATAGCTACTGTACTAGTAGCGATTAGctactgtacatttacattttacatttaagtcattacTCACCTTGTACGCGGGCATGGACCGGGGCACGCCGTGGTGCGTCTCCGATGTACCTTGCATATCCACAACAGAAGGCTTAACTCCGATCTCTGACCGTAGCTCCACAAGAGCCAAAGTTCCCATGACAACAACTGTCGCCACCGTCAGGAAGAGCAAAACGATAGAACCGACCAAGAAAACGTCCAGGCACCGTCCACGGGGGCGTGCGCTCTTCTGAGATTCCACGTCCATCTCAGGTTCCCGGTGATCACAGAGTTCCAGAAGaaaactggagtgtgtgtgtgtgtgtgtgtgtgtgtcgatccCAGAAGCTCTACAGAATTATCCGTTTCACAAGTCGGTCAGAAGAACCGGGTCAGAAGAACTATGCTAAGGTCCACTGCAAGAAAACAGGAGGACCCAAAAAAATGTGGCTAACCACGTTATGACTTCGGTTTACCGGTAAATTCTTTAATATCCAAATCGAACTGGATTGGGCTGCATGTAGGCTATTACGTTCCTGCTCCGAGTTTGAAATGAAGCAAAACAACCCGTGTCTTTTTATACCACTCCGAGAGGCTGGGTGGCTTGAGATGCGAGACTAGCGAGAGGAAAATACGCGGAAGTCATGGGTTCGGGTTtccctcgccccctctctctctctctcgtctcctccgtcccctcctctccattgCTATGACACTTTGTGTAGTGAAGCGTGAACTGAGAGCAGGAGCTGCCTGAGACTTTCCGCTGCTGCTTTCGGTTTGCGCAAGCGGAGCGGTACGGTgggaaacaagagagagagagagatggagagagggagagagagagacagagagagagagagacagagatggagagagcgagatgggggaggggagagagaatgggtAAAGaaatgagagacggagagagaaagagagagagagaggtgggagagaaacgacagagtgagagagagagcgagagagaggggggaagaaacaagccagagagaaagaaagagcgaaagagagcgagagactcgCTTTGCTCAAGCGGAGCAGTACGGTgggaaacaagagagagagagatggagagacagagatggggaagaaacaagagagagagtgatagcggcactaacactaacccagcctAGCGTGGGACTACTTTTCCCCAGGATGTTGCTATTCCATCGTTACAAAACGTTATCTGTTGGTTCTATGGCAACCATCCAACAATTTAACCGTTTCCCTTGCTCTTTGTGGTCCAGGCcgggtatctgtaaagcactttgtgacaattgctgatgtaaaaagggctttacaaAAAAAagtttgattgattggttgatacaaTAAATATTATTTGTCTTTGGCAAAGAAATACTGAAATAATAGTGTCATAAACGATTGATTATATTTGATTAATATGTAAACAGTTGTTATTATTATGATTTAGAGAGCATTTTGCTGGGTATATGTACTGGCATATTATTAATTCAGGACCCACCCATTCtgattgaacacacacacacacacacacacacacacaaatcattgacactaattctaaccttaactctaaaccccctagaaatagcatttgaccttgtggggaccaacagaATGTCCCCAGATGGtcacatttttggggggtttactattattgtggggacttctggtccccacaagtatagttaaacacttccacacacacacacacacacacacacacacacggagatacggagacagaccacacacacaaaccacgtGTCATGAGTTGTCTTAGCCCTGCCCCTGGACCAGTGGTGACTCTGTTTGCAGGATACTGtctctgcatcctaaatggcaccctattccctatatggtgagccctatgggccctggtcaaaagtagtacacttatataggaaacagggtgccaATTGGACCACATACCATTACTGGATCTTTAGGAAACCCCTAGCACTATACTTTCGATTCTTGGTCTGGGTGGAcgaagagggaggagaaaggaaagaagggagaaagggaagaagggagagaggggttgtAAGTGCGGAGATTCACCTAAAGGAATTTCCCCGTTGGTATcgactagaaagagagagaggtggagagagagaggaaggacaaaaAGTGAGGGGGTGGAAGGAGAAGGTAAGAGaaagtgaagggagagagagagaaagaaagagatagacaaagtgagagaaagaaagagagagagtgagagatagagggggCATTGGTGACAGAACATAAATGTGTGTGCACacctgacagtgtgtgtgtgtgtgtgtgtgtgtgtgtgtgtgtgtgtgtgtgtgtgtgtgtgtgtgtgtgtgtgtgtgtgtgtgtgtgtgtgtgtgtgtgtgtttatattgaCAGCAGAAAGTCCACAAACTGTAGACTATGTTAACTTCCCTCATGAAAGTGAACACTTCCCTGTTTGTTCCAGGAGAGTCTATGTATTTTTATCAGCTCTCATTTACTGACCAGCTCATCAGCAGGACAAcacaaggagagaaagagagcgggaaaggaaggacagagggaggggtGATAGATGATGTGAGACAACCAGGAGTCATCCACCaatatactgtcctgtcctgtcatccaccactatactgtcctgtgctgtcatccaccactatactgtcctgtgctgtcatccaccactatactgtcctgtgctgtcatccaccactatactgtcctgtgctgtcatccaccactatactgtcctgtgctgtcatccaccactatactgtcctctgctgtcatccaccactatactgtcctgtgctgtcatccaccactatactatCCTGtcatccaccactctactgtcctgtcctgtcatccaccactctactgtcccgTCCTGtcatccaccactctactgtcccgTCCTGtcatccaccactctactgtcctgtcctgtcatccaccactctactgtcccgTCCTGtcatccaccactctactgtcccgTCCTGtcatccaccactctactgtcctgtcctgacatccaccactctactgtcctgtcctgtcatccaccactctactgtcctgtgctgtcatccaccactctactgtcctgtcctgacatccaccactctactgtcctgtcctgtcatccaccactctactgtcctgtgctgtcacccaccactctactgtcctgtcctgtcatcCACCACTATACTGTCCTGTCATCCACCACTATACTGTCCTGTGCTGTCATCCACCAATATACTGTCATGTCCTGTCATCCACCACTATACTGTCCTGtcatccaccactctactgtcctgtgctgtcatccaccactctactgttctGGCCTGTCATCCGCcactctactgtcctgtcctgtcatccaccactctactgtcctgtcctgtcatccaccactctactgttctgtcctgtcatccgccatctactgtcctgtcctgtcatccaccactctactgtcctgtcctgtcatccaccactctactgtcctgtcctgtcatccaccactctactgtcctgtgctgtcatccaccactctactgtcctgtcctgacatccaccactctactgtcctgtcctgtcatccaccactctactgtcctgtgctgtcacccaccactctactgtcctgtcctgtcatccaccactatactgtcctgtcatccaccactatactgtcctgtgctgtcatccaccactctactgtcctgtgctgtcatccaccactctactgtcatgtcctgtcatccaccactatactgtcctgtcatccaccactatactgtcctgtgctgtcatccaccactctactgttctGGCCTGTCATCCGCcactctactgtcctgtcctgtcatccaccactctactgttctgtcctgtcatccgccactctactgtcctgtcctgtcatccaccactctactgtcctgtcctgtcatccaccactctactgttctgtcctgtcatccgccactctactgtcctgtcctgtcatccaccactctactgtcctgtcctgtcatccatcactctactgtcctgtcctgtcatacaccactctactgtcccgtcatccaccactctactgtcctgtcctgctatccaccactctactgtcttgTCCTGTCATCCACCACtctgctgtcctgtcctgtcatccaccactctactgtcctgtcctgtcatccaccactctgctgtcctgtcctgtcatccaccactctactgtcctgtcctgacatccaccactctactgtcctgtcctgtcatccaccactctactgtcctgtcctgtcatccaccactctactgtcctgtcctgtcatcCACCACTCAACTGTCCTGtcatccaccactctactgtcctgtcctgtcatccaccactctactgtcctgtcatccaccactctactgtcctgtTATCCACCACCCTACTGTCCTGTTATCCACCACTCTGTTGTCCTGTCCGGtcatccaccactctactgtcctgacagtagacagacagacagagaaagagagacagacagacagacagacagacagacagacagacagacagacagacagactgacagacagacagacagacagagaaagaaagaaagagagacagacagacagacagacagacagacagacagacagacagacagacagacagacagacagacagacagacagacagacagacagacagacagacagacagacagacagacagagagagagacagacagacagacagagaaagagagacagacagacagacagacagacagacagacagacagacagacagacagacagacagacagacagacagacagacagacagacagacagacagacagacagacagagacagagaaagagaaagacagacagacagacagagaaagagagacagacagacagagaaagacagacagacagacagacaaagagagacagacagacagacagacagacagacagacagacagacagacagacagacagacagacagacagacagacagacaaagagagacagacaaagagagacagacagacagacagacagacagacagaaagagagacagacagacagacagacagacagacagacagacagacagacagacagacagacagagaaagagagacagacagacagacagagaaagagagacagaggaagggatggagagagagagacagaggaagggatggagagagagagcgagacagacagacagacagacagacagacagacagacaaagacagacagagaaagactgagaaagagagagagagagagagagagagagagagaggttaaagagCGGGAAACCAGAAAAGAAGAGGCAGGAAGGATATaagatctgtctctctcccagacaCTATACCATCTGTTAGTCTGATAATCTGGGTTGAAAGGTCATCCATCACTCTACTCTGCTGTGTGCTCTTCTTCCCAACATCAAGGGTGTGTGTGTCCCTAAtgcctccctgtcccctatatagtgcactacgtttcacCAGAACCATAGGGTACCATAGTGAGAGCAGTTTatttcagacctgggttcaatttctttaaaaaaaaaagtttaaaaataatttttctgagcttgattgagcttgcctggcttgtGGGGGCAATATAATAATCCCAAAACCTCCAAACCCCACCCATCTGGGCTTCCAGGTAGACTAGAACAAACACTGGAATgtttttgaaatatttcaaatacTGTTTGAACTCAGGTGAGCTATTGTGTCAATCCCACCGCAGGGACTCAGTTGATTTAAATGATGCTGTAGTTTGGTGTCAGTGATCATAACATTCATATGACAGGACTTTCTCTGGTCTGGGTGATGTAATGGTCTGGGTGGCAGGAATACTTTGTGATGGGTTGGGCTCGTCTCTCTGATTAGAGAAGTGGAACTACTAACTTAACCTACACTATTACTGACTCAGctttccctccctcacacacacacacacacacacacacacacacacacacacacacacacacacacacacacactattactgACTCACCTTTCCCtctatctctgcctctccctacaacactctctctccctctctccctctccctctctccctccctccctctctctccctctctccctcccacactctttctcgctctctcacacacacgttgTTCTTCCATCCTGGTGGGGATCTAAAATTGATTTACATTCAAAATCTTATTTTTCCAAAcccccctaaccctaaatctaaccccctaaccctaaccctaaatctgacctcctaaccctaaacctaaccctaaatctaaccccctaaccctaaacctaaccccctaaccctaaacctaaccccctaaccctaaacctaaccctctaaccctaaatctaactccctaaccctaaatctaaccccctaaccccctaaacctaaccctaaacctaaccctaaacctaaccctaaacctaacccctaaccctaaacctaacccctaaccctaaacctaacccctaaccctaaacctaaccctctaaccctaaatctaaccccctaaccctaaatctaaccccctaacccctaaccctaaacctaaccctaaacctaaccctaaacctaaccccctaaccctaaccctaaatctaacccctaaccctaaacctaacccctaaccctaaacctaaccctaaatctaaccccctaaccctaaacctaaccccctaaccctaaacctaaccctaaatctaaccccctaaccctaaacctaaccctaaacccaaccttaaacctaaccctaaacctaaccccctaaccctaaacctaaccccctaaacctaaacctaacctcctaaccctaaacctaaccctaaacctaaccccctaaccctaaccctaaacctaaccccctaaccctaatcctaaccccc includes the following:
- the LOC106592431 gene encoding uncharacterized protein; amino-acid sequence: MDVESQKSARPRGRCLDVFLVGSIVLLFLTVATVVVMGTLALVELRSEIGVKPSVVDMQGTSETHHGVPRSMPAYKMQNLAYLQLTSAKLENSTMSWSQVEHGLESSVGDLYKHNLHQHTLQTKQGGFYFLYLDLQLTCTAKCGRGILVVQIASHGDEKLTCQVELPEWSVSNPVTTVTRKCWRVTRLDSQSRLMGRMVVQEAQDTFWKLDVNGSGMGVFLVG